TAACCAAAAACTTCAGATAGTTGTCTGATTGTACCTCAACCGCAAAAAGCTCTTTGTGCGTAAGTAAAGAATCGCGGTAGGCTTCATCAAGCATTTCAAAGGGCTTTTGCGGAAAATACTCGGAGTGACGTCTCTCGTTATTCCAAATACCAACCACTATTGTTTCGCGAATTTTCCCGCTTTTTAACAAGGCAGTCATTGCATCATCAACACCCCAGTCTTGTTTATTCCAGGTTTTTGTAGAGTCGAACAGCATTTGCCCATCGTGCATATATAAAACCGCATACATTTTTTTGTCAGAGTATCCCTGGGGTAACCAAACATCAACATTTCGGGGCTTTACAAAGTCCGAACCGAAGTTCTCAATTCGTTCAACCCTTCCACTGCTAACGCTCACTGCCGACTCCATTTGTGTATTCTCTGTACATGAAACAATTGCAACTACCGCAATGATTAGGTAAATAATATTTTTCATTTTCTTGTTTAGTTCTACCGGGAACAAACAGCTTAAGTCTGGTTGTTTCGCACTATTCCATTTTCAAAATA
Above is a genomic segment from uncultured Draconibacterium sp. containing:
- a CDS encoding alpha/beta hydrolase-fold protein, giving the protein MKNIIYLIIAVVAIVSCTENTQMESAVSVSSGRVERIENFGSDFVKPRNVDVWLPQGYSDKKMYAVLYMHDGQMLFDSTKTWNKQDWGVDDAMTALLKSGKIRETIVVGIWNNERRHSEYFPQKPFEMLDEAYRDSLLTHKELFAVEVQSDNYLKFLVKELKPFVDAKYSTRANREETFVAGSSMGGLISMYAICEYPDVFGGAACLSTHWIGIFNDDNNPIPGKFKEYMAANLPEAKAHKIYFDFGTETLDAYYEPYQKIADSLMLQNGYDHSNWLTMKFEGENHSEEAWKKRLNIPLEFLLKKEIEKKR